The Fundulus heteroclitus isolate FHET01 unplaced genomic scaffold, MU-UCD_Fhet_4.1 scaffold_535, whole genome shotgun sequence genome includes the window ATGTGTTTTATATATGCCAGCAAGAGTATCATGTGGCACTTTTTTTTCAAGCCAATTCAAAGAGTATTACCTCAAGCTGAAAGGTTGAAAGGCTGCAGGATAGTCTAATTTGGTCTGTCTATTTAagtaatatttatatttggtGCTTCTATTTAAAGAATATTTCTATTTGgtccttctttttaaagaatataAGGATTAATAGTGATGGCAGTGAGCTTGAAATGGGTCCAAAGGTTGATGGAAGAGGAAAAGTCTTTTttcaaatgcatgaaaataaatgCCCCTTCTGGGAAATTcactgaagaaaaataaattttaatgcaAGGTTTTTCCAATTGTGTGATTATTCCAGTGATCCCACCAAGGACGTTTGGGGTGGCACTGGTCTTCCCAATAAATTTGCCAGCCATTTTATATGCATGTTTATCACACATGGATTTTATGCATAGAACAGAGGAAATGTGCTAATAAGCTGCCatattcatttacttatttattttgacGCCATATTTTAACATGTGCTGAAATTTGAccagaatcagaaaaaaaaaaaagaaattaggaGAGTTCCAGTGATTTTGAGTCATAGACACAAAGTGTTGTGGAAACTAAAAAAGCAAGTTCTAacaagtgaaattaatttatagGTGCTTGAAAATATGAGGTTGCTCTAATGAAGGATCAGACCTAAATGTAATCAGGAGTTATTGACAGGAGTTCCGAACGTTTCCTCACAGACTTTCTTCATCCAACTGAGttttttgtaaagaagaaaCATTTGAGTTTCTGTTTATGTAAGGCATGTAGAGGCATGTACACCAAAAAACGGGGATTGCAGCAAAGGCTTGTTGTGCAAACTATGAATTAAACCTGGGGGGgtgaacacaaatgcatgccacacttttcagattttcacttGTTGAAAGTTCTGAAGACTGCGTatcatttccttccactttccaTCCGCTTCCTGTGAAGCACTCCAGTATATTAGTCTCTGCATTTAAATTATCATAGCTAAAAATGGTAGAGTCCCTTCAGTCACCACAAAGGGGCAGTATGGTCTCATAGTTTAGGTGCCTGCCCAGCCTacttgagcagataaataaattaaaaaaaaatcagcctgaGAAATGAATGGAATCCCAGAAACTGCAAGACGTTTGCCAAAAGCCTCATCATGACTTCTTATCTCtgtgcattgtttttgttttaatgagtaAATTTACACTGCAGTGTGTCAGTGTAAACAGACCCATGATCATGTTTGACGTATTTATATCCTCCTCAGCCCCTTCTTTCCTCCGCACAGCACCGGAAAATGATCTTCGCTTGAAATACCAGCTGCAAATACCATCCAGGTCACTGTAATGTTCCCAATATAACCTCAGCACCCAGCCAGCTGGAAGGGCCCGGTCAGCGGCCTTCTGTCTGGGCTGCTGGGGTGGGGACAGGCCGACCCTCTCTGCTcccttttattttgtgtttacaaGTCGATTAAATGGACACAGTGAAGAAAGGTGACGATCCGGGGGAAGTGGAGATTTATCTGGGGGACTCCAGTGACCCTGAAGAGTCTGAAGATGAGGAGGAACCGCAGACGTTATGGAGAGCCCAGCCTTCTGTGGACGAGGAGGAAGACATTCATACGTCCACACTAGTGGAAATCAGTGATACTAAACCTCTGATTAATTCAAGGGACCCCCGAGGTATCAATGCCTGCCTCAAGGTAAAACAATTGTATGCATTAGTTAATTCAAGATTGcctaaatagtttttttgtttgcatataTAAAGCATCtgaataattttattaaaagaaaatccataTAGCTGCTTGACTGATTAACCATTAGTGgattttctgtcatttaaaaagccCTCCATGAGCATTTTTAACAAGCTTTTGTGTCCCGAAGGTGGAATTTGAGGACGTGATAGCTGAGCCGCCATCGGTGCGCAGCGGGGACAGAGTATGGATCTGGAGCAACGCCCTCTTTGAAGTGTCCAGGGTCTGGATATATAGGATAGTCACGGTGCTTCTGGCCATTCCCATGTCAGTTATCTCTGGTCTTCTTTTTGCCGTCCTGAACTGCTTCCACATTTGGTAGGTTTACCTTTCCTCTCCTCAGCTTTGTTTCAgaaattgttttaatgttgtaaCTCTACTATTGCCAAAGGtctgtcaaaaaaagaaaaaaggaaatcagtAAACAAGGGAGAAAGAACTGATATAGTGCTGTTAAAATAGTATTTACCccttgttcccttttttttaacgcTAAAGATGATCAAAATAACATTGATATGggacaaaggaaacaaaagccaattttttttcttcatatattAATATATGAAATCAGCATTTGAAAACTACTTTTTGTTATTAATCAGGTTATAGGTTTTTGAAACAAAACTTGG containing:
- the LOC118561028 gene encoding caveolin-2-like — its product is MDTVKKGDDPGEVEIYLGDSSDPEESEDEEEPQTLWRAQPSVDEEEDIHTSTLVEISDTKPLINSRDPRGINACLKVEFEDVIAEPPSVRSGDRVWIWSNALFEVSRVWIYRIVTVLLAIPMSVISGLLFAVLNCFHIWTVRPCIHCVLIGTRWLQSFWSIVLHVTVVPLMTSAGKGCGGLGIHLSKE